From the genome of Brassica oleracea var. oleracea cultivar TO1000 chromosome C4, BOL, whole genome shotgun sequence:
AGAAGTGAAGAGTGTTCAGAATGATTCAGTTTATGCTGATAAAGGAAAGTCTGTTCAGAGGGAAAAGAAAGGCGTGTCTTTCAGTCCAAATTTGATTCAGGGTCCTTTTAAAGGTCTCCATGATTCAGAGGCTTCTACTTCAGAAAATGTGGTTCAGATAGAGAGTTCAGTTTCAGGTGGAGCAGTTTCAGATTCAGAGGTTGAGTCAGCTGTTCAGGAAGAAGAAACTGAAGAGCATCTAGATCACTATATTTTGGCTAGAGACAGAAAGCGCAGAGAAACCAAGTTACCATCTATATATGATGATTTTGATGTTGTAGCTTATGCTCTATCTGCAGCCAGTGATATTGAGATTGAAGAACCTAAGTCATATTAGGAAGCGATGAGATCTAAAGAGATGGATTCACTTGATAGGAACAAGACTTGAGAGATTGTGGAAAGACCTGCTAAGAAGAGAGTTATTGGCTGCAAGTGGGTTTATAAGAAGAACCCAGGCATACCAGGAGTTGAAGATCCAAGATTTAAGTCTAGGTTGGTTGCCAAGGGCTATTCACAAGTGGAAGGAATTGATTATAATGAAGTGTTTGCACCAGTTGTGAAGCATGTATCGATAAGCTTGATTCTGTCTTTGGTGGTTAAAGAAGACCTATATATAGAACAACTAGATGTGAAGACAGCCATCTTAAATGGAACCTTAGATGAAGAAATATATATGGAACAGCCAGAAGGCTATGAAGTTAAAGGAAAGAAAGATATGGTCTGTCTATTGAAGAAGTCACTATACGGTCTTAAACAGTCACCGAGACAGTGGAATAAGAGATTCGATGGTTTCATGAAGCAACAGGGGTTTAGACAGAGTCCGTATGATCAGTGTGTCTACTTTAGTGGTTCAGAAGTGACTTCGAGAGTTTATCTGTTGTTATACGTGGACGATATGTTGGCTATCTCCAAGAACATGGAAGTGATTAAAGATCTTAAAGCTAGACTGAGTAGTGAATTCGACATGAAGGATCTTGGACCTGCTACAAGAATTCTAGAAATGGATATTGTGCGTGACAGAAGAGCTGGAACTTTGAAACTATCTCAGGGAAAATACCTTGAAAAAGTACTCTCAACCTTCAATATGAGTGATTGCAAGGCTGTTACTACATCTATGGGTTCTCAGTTCAGATTAAAGAGTTTAGATGAGAAAGAAACAGAGATAGAAGTGAGAGTTATGTTTGATGTTCCTTATGCTAGTGCTGTTGGTAGCTTAATGTACGCCATGGTGGGGACACGTCCTGATATAACTCATGCTGTTGGAGTCGTAAGTAGATTCATGGGGAATCCAGGAAGACAACACTGGGAGGCAGTGAAGTGGATTCTGAGATATTAATGAGGAACTACTGATTTTGGCCTATGGTTTACTAAAGGAAATGATTTCAGAGTTGAAGGATTTTGCGATGCAGATTATGCAACTGATCGTGACAGAAGCAGGTCAGTTACATGATACTTGTTTCAAGTAGGCGGCAACACTATCAGTTGGAGATCGGGCCTTCAACCTATAGTGGCCTTATCAACTACTGAATCAGAGTATATGTCGTTAAATGAAGCTGCTAAAGAAGCCTTATGGCTGAAAGGGGTGTGTGAAGACCTAGACTATGATCAAGGAGCTGTCGAGATTAATTGTGATTCTCAATCAGCTATATTTCTAGCGAAAAATGGTGGATATCATGAGAGAACAAAGCATATTCACACTAAGTTCAATTTCAACAGAGATGTGATTGCAAACGGGAGTGTTTCAGTGGTGAAGATTCACACTACTCTAAACCTAGCCGATATCCTAACAAAGAGCGTACCTAGAAAGACACTGGAGAAGGCCTTGGTGTCTGTCAAGGTTCGCGAGTGAAAGTCAGGAGCTGTTAAACACTACTGAGGAACTCCGGGTTGTTACCTCGCAGTGAAAGAAAGAAAGAAAGGAAGATGGGTTAGTCAATGAGGTTTGAGTAATCTACAGAGAATCCGGGAAGTATTTTGTTTACCTTTCATAACGTGGGCGTATTGAAAGGAGAAGAGTCTCTAACGGGAGGTAGCTTGAATCTATGTAGTGTTGAAGGTTTTCGACATGCATGAGATGATCAAGATCAGAAGAGACTGGTTCGAGAGAGACATCAGGTTAAGAGGTTACGTGGGTGTTGGTTTTGGTTTCTAGTCAGATCGAGAGTTAGCGGGTTTGGTAACAGGATGGTTAGTTGAGGAGATTCGTCGTGAGTCTGGGTTGAGATCTGGGGTTTCTTGGAAGAGGTTCGAAGGTCTTCTTTAAGAGTATAAACGAGTTGAGAATGAGGCTATCCTTAAGATGGAGTGTTTCTGGTAACTTTCGCCGGTTTGAGGTAACCGAAAAGTTAGAGAGAAGGTGGAGCTCGTAGAGAGAGAAGAAGCGAATAAGAGAAGATATTTCGGCAGAGCTCCGCTAGGGTTTGAGCTGCTGTCCGAAAGTGAGTTGTGTCGGTTTTATACAAGGTGGAGAGTTGTGGGCTTTTGTGTATAAACCCGGTAGCTGCTGATGGGCTTTGAGGTCTGTTGGGCCGGTGACATTTGAGACGAGTCCAAGTCCAAAGGACATATATAAGACGCCGTCGTTCTGTTTGTTACGGATGTAACAAACTATCGTCATCTTCGAGCTAAAGAGCGGAGAGCAGAAGAAGAGTAGGCGATCGTCTTCTTCGGTGGATTCTCCGGCGAGTGCTGAGTTGCAGTGGTGCGATCCGGTAGCTAGTGTTGAGCTCTCCTCACCTCAAGATGAGATCAGTATCCTGAAACAACAAGATTCGTGGTTAACTTTGATAGAATCTTGTATAAGCTTTGTATTGTAAACTGCAATCAAGCTTAGTGGATTGGGAGCAAGAGCCTCCCCCCAGATGTAGCGTAAGCGAACTGGGCAAACAAATTTTTCTTGCATTCGTTCATAATCGCATAACAAACATACAACATATCGAATTGAATCAAAGAACGCAGTGAGATCAAAGCGCAACATAAAGCATCTACTCTTTAAATAGATGCAAAACAGCAACACGGATAAGGACACGAAAAATAGTAAAAGCGATCAACGTTTTCTTAATATTAGTCAAAACAAAGATGTATAAAAATAGAGAAAAACTGAGTGCTTATCCGTGTAACGCCACTGTATATATATTACACATCTTCCCTCTTGGTTATCTACAGATTACTTCTAAATTTAAATGAACTATAGAAGAAGGCCATTACAAATAATCAACACAATGAATCGTCTCTCGTGTTTTCTTCTCACTATTGGATTGTGCATAGGTTTGAGTAACGCAAAGTGGAATGAAAAAAACTCCGTGCACTTTAAGAACTCTCTTGGTCGAAACAATATCTTGAAGATTAATTGTATATCAAACGACGACGATCTAGGCTTCCACTATCTACGGCCTGGAGAAACCTATGAATTCAGTTTTCATGACAGTGTTATTAAAACAGAATTCTTTTGTGACCTATGGCAAGGGCCAAATTTTAAGTTCCATGCAGGGTTCACCGGATATGAAGGTGGTGGTCTTATAGTTCATTACGGTAAAAAGAACTTTTGGGATGCCAGAGAAGATGGAATTTACTTCACACATGGCCAAAAAATGCCCAAGTTAGAGTATACGTGGAAATGATAACTGATAAGTTGCTCATTTTGTTTTAAGTTTAACATAAATAATTTATTTATTGTGTATTGTGGAAGGGAAACCTTTGTAATAAATAATAAAATGTACATTTATAATATAAATTTAACTTACTATAGAAGTGAAAAACTGTGTATAAATAATATTGACTTTCTTAACATTGAATACTGCTATTTATATTGTATCTACAAGCATGTGAGAGCGTCATTATCGCATGGTTTCTCTATTGGGTATTTCAGATAATTTACTAATAATATAATTCAATTACATAAGTTAAATTTTATTTAAAAATAATTTATTTTAAAAATAAATAAATCTACTCATTAAATGACACATAATATGTGAATATTTCAGAATTTCTGTAAATATTCTTCCAGAAAAAGCTGACATTCACTTACTAGTTTTTCTAATATTATTACTAGGTTAAGAATCCGCGCAATATTGCAAAAAAATCATTTATAAAGATAATTATACCACACTTTATGACTTATATCAATACAAGAAAACAGCGGTATTCTGACGGACATTCCGACGGAAAATGAAATACTCGGAATTTCCCGAGGAATTTCCGAGGAAATTCCGAGGAAACACAAAATTTGGTTTCCTCGGAATTTCCTCGGAATATACCGACGGAATTCCGAGGAAATATTAATCCGTCGGAATATTCTTATGGAATACCGAGGAAAAATTTATTCTTCGGAAAAAATGAAGAGGAAGAGAGAAAGAAGCTTTCATGGAAAGAGTATAGTGACGCATTGGCAGAAGTTGAGGAGAAGGTGAAAAGCTCCGAGAGCGAGTAGAAGGTGGAGTAGTAGTAGATCGGATTATTTAAACTTTTTCAGATGTTTTAATTATCAACATTTAATATTGTTCTCCTTTTAAATTTGGTTCTGATTATTTATGTTTTCTCGAATGTTTTGAGGCGTGGGAAGAAGCTTAGATGATAAAAGAAGAAGAAGCTCAGCAGGAAGAAGATGATGCTCAGCTGAACGAAGCTGGAGAATCGGAGGAAGAAGATGATCCTCCACTGAACGAACCAGGAGAATTGGAGGAAGCGTTAAAATTTTATGTCAGATTCAATGATGTCATGAAGATTAAAGTTTAAGGAAAAAGAGAAGATAAAAAGAAATTTCTCTTTATGAGGCAAAATTTTGGAGAACATGTGCATACTTTGCATTCAACAGTCATTGGGAACTTCCCGCCTGAGAGTAGAAGGGGAACATATTCTTTTTCTGGCAGAGCTGTTTATGCTAGTTTCACTAGCTTGGTTTTATCAAGAAGAGAATTCGTGATTGAATTCTTGCCGGATGCTTTCATCCTAAGGTGGGTTAAGAAGGAAGAGGAAGAGAGAAAGAAGCTTTCATGGAAAGAGTATAGTGACGCATTGGCAGAAGTTGAGGAGAAGGTGAAAAGCTCCGAGAGCGAGTAGAAGGTGGAGTAGTAGTAGATCGGATTATTTAAACTTTTTCAGATGTTTTAATTATCAACATTTAATATTGTTCTCCTTTTAAATTTGGTTCTGATTATTTATGTTTTCTCGAATGTTTTGAGGCGTGGGAAGAAGCTTAGATGATAAAAGAAGAAGAAGCTCAGCAGGAAGAAGATGATGCTCAGCTGAACGAAGCTGGAGAATCGGAGGAAGAAGATGATCCTCCGCTGAACGAATCAGGAGGACGAACTAGATTATTGTCATCATATGTACAAGATTTTCATCATATGTACAGGATTTTCATGGCAGAAAAGCGGTTCGAATATAAATACGCCACAGAGGACGAACTAGAAGAAATGAAGCATAGAGAATTTGCTGGATTGATGTTTACTTATGTGAGTGCTTTAAACAAATTAAAATATCATTTATCACATATTTATACCAATTCACATTTATTGATATAACATATATATGTGCTATTAATAGGTGTCTGCTGGTTTGGCCAGAGGTGAAACATTTGACGATTGGATACGCGAGATAGTCGTTGGACCAAACTTTGTTGTGAAGTCATATCCGAGATTTTGTACTCGAGGATATGCATTCACAACTCAGAAGAGGATACATTCGAGTACGACTTAGGATGCTGGCGTTTGTTCTGCTGAGATTTTGGAAATAAAGTATTTGGGCATGGTTGGATTGCGATGTACTGTCTTCTATTGTGATTGGCACGACAACACTCTAAATCGAGGTGTGAGAACATATGCATTTGGTGTTACATCAGTAAATTCGAGGCGAAAGCTGCAATATTATGATCCTTTCATTCTTGCTTCTCAGGCCGATCAGGTAATTAAATGTTAATTATTTAGAATGATTCATCATCATGTGTATTAATTTATAATTTTACTAATAATTTTTTAAATGTTACAGGTTTTTTATATCAAGTACCCCCGGGTAAGGAACAGAGATGATCCATGGGTTACTGTTACAAGACTCAACCCGAGAGGCCGAGTTTAGGGAAGTTCTGAGCTGGAAGACCCACTACAACCAAGCACATTCAGCAACTTAAGTGCAACAAAAGATTTAGCTGGAGTTGGCCTTGTAGTCGATTTAACCGACTTCGGAGAGGAAGCCGTCGTTCACGTAGACGATGAACCAGTGATTGGAGAGTCACCAGATGATGACTCGGAAACAGACTAGCATCAAATTTTTTTTTTTTTTTTAATAGAAATACCGACGGAATTCCGAGGAAGATAAGGGTTTCCTCGGAATTCCCTCGGAATATTCCGAGGAAATTATGAGGAAATAGGGTTTTTAAACCGAAAACAATGTTTTGCGGTTTTANNNNNNNNNNNNNNNNNNNNNNNNNNNNNNNNNNNNNNNNNNNNNNNNNNNNNNNNNNNNNNNNNNNNNNNNNNNNNNNNNNNNNNNNTTTTCCGATTGTATGAACGAAATCCCCACAACATAAGAGAAACACTTATACACTTTAATGAACGGTAAAGGGAATACTTTCAATTCGTTTTGAAATTTGTTATTTCATGGTTTATGCTCATCTATACAAAGAATCCTTAATGGTATGCATTACAATTGTATAAGAAATGAAATACGTCAATAAAAATTGATGTTTTGAAACCCCAAACACTAGTTCCACGGTATTTCCTCGGAATATTCCGAGGAAGATAAGGTTTCCTCGGAATTCCCTCGGAATTTTCCGAGGAAATAGGGTTTTTAAACCGAAAACAACGTTTTGCGTTTTGAATAACACTTATATAACCCTTATTAAGTGTCTTAGACTGCTTCTCTTACACAAATCATGTAAGGACCCTATCCCACTCTCTTAGGTTCTATTTGTTAGGTTTTTGTGTAGTTTTGATAGATTTTTGTTAGGGTGATTGGTTAGGATTGTGATTTGGTTGTATAATAGGTTTAGAATTGTGATTTGGTTGAATAATTTGTTTTGTTGAATTGATTTAGAATTTTTTTATTATTTTTTTATTTTTTTGTATTTATAAAATCAATTTTTGTATATAAAATCAATTTTTGTATTTTACAAAACGATTTTTGTATATAAATTCGATTTTTTGGATTTTACAAAATAATTTTTGTATATAACCCTTATTAAGTGTCTTAGACTAATTATGAAGTAAAAAATTTGTTTCTTACCCTATAATAAACACTTTTCTGTTTGTACNNNNNNNNNNNNNNNNNNNNNNNNNNNNNNNNNNNNNNNNNNNNNNACTTATACACTTTAATGAACGGTAAAGGGAATACTTTCAATTCGTTTTGAAATTTTGTTATTTCATGGTTTATGATCATCTATACAAAGAATCTTCAATGATATGCATTAAAATTGTATAAGAAATTAATTACGGCAAAAAAAATTGATGTTTTGAAACCCCAAACACTAGTTCCTCGGTATTTCCTCGGAATATTTTCATTTTACCGGGCAAATATTTCGCGAAAATTGAAATTAGAATTCCGACGGAATTCCGACGGATAATGTCCGTCGNNNNNNNNNNNNNNNNNNNNNNNNNNNNNNNNNNNNNNNNNNNNNNNNNNNNNNNNNNNNNNNNNNNNNNNNNNNNNNNNNNNNNNNNNNNNNNNNNNNNNNNNNNNNNNNNNNNNNNNNNNNNNNNNNNNNNNNNNNNNNNNNNNNNNNNNNNNNNNNNNNNNNNNNNNNNNNNNNNNNNNNNNNNNNNNNNNNNNNNNNNNNNNNNNNNNNNNNNNNNNNNNNNNNNNNNNNNNNNNNNNNNNNNNNNNNNNNNNNNNNNNNNNNNNNNNNNNNNNNNNNNNNNNNNNNNNNNNNNNNNNNNNNNNNNNNNNNNNNNNNNNNNNNNNNNNNNNNNNNNNNNNNNNNNNNNNNNNNNNNNNNNNNNNNNNNNNNNNNNNNNNNNNNNNNNNNNNNNNNNNNNNNNNNNNNNNNNNNNNNNNNNNNNNNNNNNNNNNNNNNNNNNNNNNNNNNNNNNNNNNNNNNNNNNNNNNNNNNNNNNNNNNNNNNNNNNNNNNNNNNNNNNNNNNNNNNNNNNNNNNNNNNNNNNNNNNNNNNNNNNNNNNNNNNNNNNNNNNNNNNNNNNNNNNNNNNNNNNNNNNNNNNNNNNNNNNNNNNNNNNNNNNNNNNNNNNNNNNNNNNNNNNNNNNNNNNNNNNNNNNNNNNNNNNNNNNNNNNNNNNNNNNNNNNNNNNNNNNNNNNNNNNNNNNNNNNNNNNNNNNNNNNNNNNNNNNNNNNNNNNNNNNNNNNNNNNNNNNNNNNNNNNNNNNNNNNNNNNNNNNNNNNNNNNNNNNNNNNNNNNNNNNNNNNNNNNNNNNNNNNNNNNNNNNNNNNNNNNNNNNNNNNNNNNNNNNNNNNNNNNNNNNNNNNNNNNNNNNNNNNNNNNNNNNNNNNNNNNNNNNNNNNNNNNNNNNNNNNNNNNNNNNNNNNNNNNNNNNNNNNNNNNNNNNNNNNNNNNNNNNNNNNNNNNNNNNNNNNNNNNNNNNNNNNNNNNNNNNNNNNNNNNNNNNNNNNNNNNNNNNNNNNNNNNNNNNNNNNNNNNNNNNNNNNNNNNNNNNNNNNNNNNNNNNNNNNNNNNNNNNNNNNNNNNNNNNNNNNNNNNNNNNNNNNNNNNNNNNNNNNNNNNNNNNNNNNNNNNNNNNNNNNNNNNNNNNNNNNNNNNNNNNNNNNNNNNNNNNNNNNNNNNNNNNNNNNNNNNNNNNNNNNNNNNNNNNNNNNNNNNNNNNNNNNNNNNNNNNNNNNNNNNNNNNNNNNNNNNNNNNNNNNNNNNNNNNNNNNNNNNNNNNNNNNNNNNNNNNNNNNNNNNNNNNNNNNNNNNNNNNNNNNNNNNNNNNNNNNNNNNNNNNNNNNNNNNNNNNNNNNNNNNNNNNNNNNNNNNNNNNNNNNNNNNNNNNNNNNNNNNNNNNNNNNNNNNNNNNNNNNNNNNNNNNNNNNNNNNNNNNNNNNNNNNNNNNNNNNNNNNNNNNNNNNNNNNNNNNNNNNNNNNNNNNNNNNNNNNNNNNNNNNNNNNNNNNNNNNNNNNNNNNNNNNNNNNNNNNNNNNNNNNNNNNNNNNNNNNNNNNNNNNNNNNNNNNNNNNNNNNNNNNNNNNNNNNNNNNNNNNNNNNNNNNNNNNNNNNNNNNNNNNNNNNNNNNNNNNNNNNNNNNNNNNNNNNNNNNNNNNNNNNNNNNNNNNNNNNNNNNNNNNNNNNNNNNNNNNNNNNNNNNNNNNNNNNNNNNNNNNNNNNNNNNNNNNNNNNNNNNNNNNNNNNNNNNNNNNNNNNNNNNNNNNNNNNNNNNNNNNNNNNNNNNNNNNNNNNNNNNNNNNNNNNNNNNNNNNNNNNNNNNNNNNNNNNNNNNNNNNNNNNNNNNNNNNNNNNNNNNNNNNNNNNNNNNNNNNNNNNNNNNNNNNNNNNNNNNNNNNNNNNNNNNNNNNNNNNNNNNNNNNNNNNNNNNNNNNNNNNNNNNNNNNNNNNNNNNNNNNNNNNNNNNNNNNNNNNNNNNNNNNNNNNNNNNNNNNNNNNNNNNNNNNNNNNNNNNNNNNNNNNNNNNNNNNNNNNNNNNNNNNNNNNNNNNNNNNNNNNNNNNNNNNNNNNNNNNNNNNNNNNNNNNNNNNNNNNNNNNNNNNNNNNNNNNNNNNNNNNNNNNNNNNNNNNNNNNNNNNNNNNNNNNNNNNNNNNNNNNNNNNNNNNNNNNNNNNNNNNNNNNNNNNNNNNNNNNNNNNNNNNNNNNNNNNNNNNNNNNNNNNNNNNNNNNNNNNNNNNNNNNNNNNNNNNNNNNNNNNNNNNNNNNNNNNNNNNNNNNNNNNNNNNNNNNNNNNNNNNNNNNNNNNNNNNNNNNNNNNNNNNNNNNNNNNNNNNNNNNNNNNNNNNNNNNNNNNNNNNNNNNNNNNNNNNNNNNNNNNNNNNNNNNNNNNNNNNNNNNNNNNNNNNNNNNNNNNNNNNNNNNNNNNNNNNNNNNNNNNNNNNNNNNNNNNNNNNNNNNNNNNNNNNNNNNNNNNNNNNNNNNNNNNNNNNNNNNNNNNNNNNNNNNNNNNNNNNNNNNNNNNNNNNNNNNNNNNNNNNNNNNNNNNNNNNNNNNNNNNNNNNNNNNNNNNNNNNNNNNNNNNNNNNNNNNNNNNNNNNNNNNNNNNNNNNNNNNNNNNNNNNNNNNNNNNNNNNNNNNNNNNNNNNNNNNNNNNNNNNNNNNNNNNNNNNNNNNNNNNNNNNNNNNNNNNNNNNNNNNNNNNNNNNNNNNNNNNNNNNNNNNNNNNNNNNNNNNNNNNNNNNNNNNNNNNNNNNNNNNNNNNNNNNNNNNNNNNNNNNNNNNNNNNNNNNNNNNNNNNNNNNNNNNNNNNNNNNNNNNNNNNNNNNNNNNNNNNNNNNNNNNNNNNNNNNNNNNNNNNNNNNNNNNNNNNNNNNNNNNNAATTTTATATTTTCGAATTTAAATTTCAAAATTTTTATTTTTTTAAATAAAATTAATTTTTTTTTTAAATTCCTAGGAAATGAACCCTTGGAATATACCGAGGGACAAGTTCCTCGGTATATTCCGAGGGACCCGTTCCTCAGAATTTTCCGAGGGACCCGTTCCTCGGAATATTCTGAGGGCTCCGTTCCTCGGAAATTCCCGATGAAA
Proteins encoded in this window:
- the LOC106341626 gene encoding uncharacterized protein LOC106341626, with product MNRLSCFLLTIGLCIGLSNAKWNEKNSVHFKNSLGRNNILKINCISNDDDLGFHYLRPGETYEFSFHDSVIKTEFFCDLWQGPNFKFHAGFTGYEGGGLIVHYGKKNFWDAREDGIYFTHGQKMPKLEYTWK